A single region of the Gossypium arboreum isolate Shixiya-1 chromosome 12, ASM2569848v2, whole genome shotgun sequence genome encodes:
- the LOC108462036 gene encoding uncharacterized protein LOC108462036: MATSQRSKRTSQSSAAGATCSSAKDSVARSEVRALAHIYAIRAREEARAPDIIAGTFYLSNVIVYALIDPGSTHSYICTVLASEKKLSVEPTEYDVQFDVILGMDWLTKHDAVINCCEKQISLKCQTGDILSVEPENSNDVIKIISAFLAQRLMRKGNEEVEFVIDVVPGTAPILVTPYRMAPAELKELKT; encoded by the exons ATGGCTACTTCTCAGAGAAGTAAACGTACGAGTCAAAGCAGTGCTGCAGGAGCTACTTGTTCGAGTGCAAAAGATTCTGTTGCTCGGTCAGAGGTTAGAGCACTAGCACATATATACGCAATCCGAGCTAGAGAAGAAGCCAGGGCTCCAGACATTattgctggtactttctatctCTCTAATGTTATTGTATATGCATTAATTGACCCAGGGTCTACACATTCTTATATTTGCACAGTATTAGCATCAGAAAAGAAATTGTCTGTTGAACCAACTGAATATGATGTTCAA TTCGACGTTatactgggaatggattggttgacaaaaCATGATGCTGTGATAAATTGTTGCGAGAAGCAGATCAGTTTGAAATGTCAGACAGGTGATATACTTTCTGTTGAGCCtgagaattcaaatgatgttatcaAAATTATTTCAGCTTTTTTGGCTCAGAGATTAATGCGGAAGGGTAATGAG gaagttgaatttgtgattgatgtgGTACCGGGGACAGCTCCTATATTAGTGAcaccatatcgtatggcaccagctGAGTTAAAAGAGCTGAAGACATAG
- the LOC108463553 gene encoding hevamine-A-like, whose protein sequence is MAFKLKVSAPFICMMILVLATGSNGGGISIYWGQNGNEGTLADTCATENYEYVNIAFLATFGNGQTPMINLAGHCDPYSNGCTGLSSDIKSCQAKGVKVILSIGGGAGSYSLASSDDARQVATYLWNNFLGGTSSSRPLGPAILDGIDFDIEGGTGEYWDDLAKYLSGYSKKGKKVYLTAAPQCPFPDAWIGNALKTGLFDYVWVQFYNNPPCQYSSADIANLEDAWKQWTSDIPATNIFLGLPAAPDAAGSGFIPVNDLTSKVLPAIKNSSKYGGVMLWSKYYDGQSGYSSSIKSHV, encoded by the coding sequence ATGGCATTCAAGCTTAAAGTATCAGCTCCATTCATCTGCATGATGATTTTGGTGCTAGCAACTGGTTCCAATGGTGGTGGGATTTCCATCTATTGGGGCCAAAATGGCAACGAAGGCACCCTAGCCGACACTTGTGCTACGGAGAATTATGAATACGTGAATATAGCCTTCTTGGCAACATTTGGAAATGGCCAAACTCCAATGATAAACCTCGCCGGTCATTGCGATCCTTATAGCAACGGTTGTACTGGGTTAAGTTCCGATATTAAATCGTGTCAAGCCAAAGGTGTTAAAGTGATTCTTTCTATAGGTGGAGGCGCCGGTAGTTACTCCCTCGCTTCGTCAGATGACGCTAGGCAAGTCGCAACGTATCTTTGGAACAATTTCTTAGGGGGAACATCGTCGTCTCGACCGCTTGGACCGGCTATCCTTGATGGAATTGACTTTGACATCGAGGGAGGTACTGGTGAATACTGGGACGATCTCGCAAAGTACCTTTCTGGATATAGTAAGAAAGGCAAGAAAGTGTACTTAACGGCGGCTCCTCAATGCCCGTTCCCTGATGCATGGATCGGAAATGCATTGAAAACAGGTCTATTTGATTACGTTTGGGTCCAATTCTATAACAACCCTCCTTGTCAATACTCATCGGCCGATATTGCCAACCTTGAAGATGCATGGAAACAATGGACATCGGATATTCCAGCGACGAATATTTTTCTTGGACTACCGGCAGCTCCGGATGCAGCGGGTAGCGGTTTCATCCCTGTAAATGATCTAACATCGAAGGTTCTCCCTGCCATAAAGAATTCCTCCAAGTATGGTGGTGTTATGCTTTGGTCCAAGTATTATGATGGTCAAAGTGGATATAGCTCTTCCATCAAGAGCCATGTCTaa
- the LOC108462037 gene encoding putative ripening-related protein 1, with product MNMKGFPTIFLFICFVLVITNCFMVEADTCKPSGKLRGKKPPPGKCNKGHDSDCCQEGKFYNTYTCSPPVSSHTKATLTLNGFGPKEDGGGPCECDNNYHKDSELIVALSTGWFNKKKRCMNYINIHGNGKTVKAKVVDECDSTMGCDDEHDYQPPCANNIVDASDAVWDALGVYGDKRGEMEIYWSDV from the coding sequence ATGAATATGAAGGGATTTCCcactatttttctttttatttgctTTGTTTTAGTTATTACAAATTGTTTCATGGTGGAAGCAGATACATGCAAACCCAGCGGCAAGCTTAGAGGGAAAAAGCCTCCTCCAGGTAAATGTAACAAAGGCCATGATTCTGATTGTTGCCAAGAAGGCAAGTTTTATAACACGTATACATGTTCGCCGCCGGTTTCAAGTCATACCAAGGCAACCCTAACTCTCAACGGATTCGGTCCGAAGGAGGACGGTGGCGGTCCATGTGAATGCGACAACAACTATCATAAAGATTCAGAATTGATCGTGGCGCTTTCGACGGGGTGGTTCAACAAGAAAAAACGGTGTATGAATTATATTAACATTCATGGTAATGGAAAAACTGTTAAAGCTAAGGTAGTCGATGAATGTGACTCTACGATGGGGTGTGATGATGAACACGATTACCAGCCTCCGTGTGCCAACAACATAGTCGATGCCTCGGATGCAGTTTGGGATGCCTTGGGTGTGTATGGAGATAAACGTGGCGAAATGGAGATATACTGGTCTGATGTTTGA
- the LOC108463555 gene encoding hevamine-A-like, protein MAFKLKISVPFIYLIVLVLATGSNGGGISIYWGQNGNEGTLADTCATGNYEYVNIAFLATFGNGQTPMINLAGHCDPYSNGCTGLSSDIKSCQAKGVKVILSIGGGAGSYSLASSDDARQVATYLWNNFLGGTSSSRPLGPAILDGIDFDIEGGTGEYWDDLAKYLSGYSKKGKKVYLTAAPQCPFPDAWIGNALKTGLFDYVWVQFYNNPPCQYSSADIANLEDAWKQWTSDIPATNIFLGLPAAPDAAGSGFIPVNDLTSKVLPAIKNSSKYGGVMLWSKYYDDQSGYSSPIKSHV, encoded by the coding sequence ATGGCATTCAAGCTTAAAATATCAGTTCCATTCATCTACTTGATTGTTTTGGTGCTAGCAACTGGTTCCAATGGTGGTGGGATTTCCATCTATTGGGGCCAAAATGGCAACGAAGGCACCCTAGCAGACACTTGCGCTACGGGGAATTATGAATACGTGAATATAGCCTTCTTGGCAACATTTGGAAATGGCCAAACTCCAATGATAAACCTCGCCGGTCATTGCGATCCTTATAGCAACGGTTGTACTGGGTTAAGTTCCGATATTAAATCGTGTCAAGCCAAAGGTGTTAAAGTGATTCTTTCTATAGGTGGAGGCGCCGGTAGTTACTCCCTCGCTTCGTCAGATGACGCTAGGCAAGTCGCAACGTATCTTTGGAACAATTTCTTAGGGGGAACATCGTCGTCTCGACCGCTTGGACCGGCTATCCTTGATGGAATTGACTTTGACATCGAGGGAGGTACTGGTGAATACTGGGACGATCTCGCAAAGTACCTTTCTGGATATAGTAAGAAAGGCAAGAAAGTGTACTTAACGGCGGCTCCTCAATGCCCGTTCCCTGATGCATGGATCGGAAATGCATTGAAAACAGGTCTATTTGATTACGTTTGGGTCCAATTCTATAACAACCCTCCTTGTCAATACTCATCGGCCGATATTGCCAACCTTGAAGATGCATGGAAACAATGGACATCGGATATTCCGGCGACGAATATTTTTCTTGGACTACCGGCAGCTCCGGATGCAGCGGGTAGCGGTTTCATCCCTGTAAATGATCTAACGTCGAAGGTTCTCCCTGCCATAAAGAATTCCTCCAAGTATGGTGGTGTTATGCTTTGGTCCAAGTATTATGATGATCAAAGTGGATATAGCTCTCCCATCAAGAGCCATGTTTAA